The window ACAGGAAGTATTTTGATATCCCTATTGAATTGGAGATAAATTGCTACTCCATAAAAACGGAAGGCGCTGATATTCATGAAGATACAGGGGACAAAAAAGCTGTTGGATGTAATACCGTTTGAAGGGGTTGCGGACAACGGGGAAGAGGGGAATCCGCTTTATGCTTGGCATGCCAATTTACTAGTGATTGACCGTCGAAAGACGTTGGTGCTCATGAATGATAGCAACCGATATGTGATTGTGCTGCACGGTTTGAAGGCGAAGGAATTCAAAAACTTAGAACAGGTCATTCCGGAAGCGATTCGCAAGACGCTGCGGGCGGAGCGGATTCGTGAAGAGGTGATCGACCGTTATCTTGAAGAAGCGGGCCCTGTTTCATTTCACAAAACGAAGGACCGTTCGCTTGTTCCCAACTGAACAAGGCATGTGACAATGTTTGGTTTGATTCGCGGGATTTGGATCCTGCGGCGCTCGTGAATACGGAAGTTTCCAAGCGGGCGAGCCGGTGGTTGGTGGGTGGCGGTAAGATGGGAACAATCCACCCGTATGAGGAGTTGTACAATGATTTGGCTGCGATGACGGAGGGTGAAATTTTCACTTCGGAAGCCGCTGTTATGAAGGTGTCCATGCCCTTTGAGGGCCTTTCGGTCTGGCGGCGTGTACTCGTTCCGCTCGATTTGTCATTTGCCGAATTCCATGAAGTGCTCCAAATCCTGTTCGGCTGGCAAAACAGTCATCTTCATGAGTTCTATGTGTTCAATCAAACCGAAACGATAGAGCCGCAACCTTACCACTCGCCTTACCATGTCACGGGAGATTACCGGCCAGTACTGAACATTGTCATGGCACAAGAATTGATGAGTGATTCAAAAGAAGTGGACCAGGCAATTGGAAAGACGACAGTCTTGTCCGATGTAATTCCCAAGTATACTGTACTGAAATACGTGTACGATTTCGGTGACAATTGGGTGCATGAAATCGTTGTAGAGAAATTCTTGAAAGACGAGCCGGTGAAATCACCTGTCTGTTTGGACGGCGAGGGCGATGCACCGCCGGAAGATTGCGGAGGCGAACTGGGCTTCCATGAGTTCCTGGCCATCATGGAAGATCGGTCACATCCCGAACATGACTCGATGAAACAATGGGCGGCGGGGCAGTTGTATCGTGGATTTGATGGGGACTGGGTGAATTATCGGTTGGGGAAGATGTGAAAAAACTTTCTCACAAGGAATTTTGCACCTTTGGTAAAGCTAGCGAGAGCACTGGCATCATTCACGTCCGATGGCATAGCGCAACAATTGTTTGTCGATGACATTTTGAAGGTGAATGTCCAAGAACTGATGAAGGCAAAAGGAAAATATGAGCAATGATTGATTGGAAACTTAAAAGAATCAGCCTGAGGGAAGATGCGGATTACTGTGCGGGGTATGGTTCAGCAAATTTAGTGCACCTTCAAAAACTTACATGATAACTTGATATCTCGCATTATTTACTTTTTATCGTATTTTATCTTTTTGATTGATTTTTCGAAAATATGCCGTGCACATTCACCGTTGGAAATTACATATTAAAAATTTATGGGAATTTGACAAGCTAAATGAAATCTACTAGCCCGCAGGAGGAGCAAACATGTATTTAGAATTGGTTAACAACGCACTTTCCACGATGCTGCTGGATAGCATTGGCCATTATCATAAAAGCAAGAAACAAAAAGAATGCTTTGGAATTGTATTTGGAGACATCGGAGAGAACTTTACGGGAGAGTATACGTTTCCCGTCGGGAATGTTGTAAAAAAGACATCCACGTCCGTTCAGGCGAATGAAGAGGTGAATGGCGTTATAGCGGACGCCAAAAAACTAGTTTCCATGAGTGAAGTGGTTGCCTATTACCATAGTCATCCATATGAAGAGATGTTCGATAATTGGGCGGACCCTAGTCTGGCTGATCTCCGTACAGCCAAGGCGATTGATTCGAACATTGAAATAATAGTTGCGTTGACCAAAAGAAGCAGCGTGGATGCGACAGCAAAGTTGATGTTGAAATACCAGGATGAGCCGAAAAGCCGATTTTGGGAAGAGCCGAATGCAACAGAATATAAGGCGGATTATATGGATGAATTAGGACAGTTCATCCATGGCCACTATAAGGATTATGATTTTGAAGTGCGGGCCTATAAATGGACGGGCGAGGTGTTGGAAGAACTGTCGCTCTATTCCTCCGAAGTTGAAATGAATAGAGCCCTAGCGGAGGCGGGGCTTTCCATTGAGAATCTGCCAAAGGAAGCGATGTATTATTTGAAGAAGCTGGAGTACTCGCTGCGTCTGGCAAACAAGGAAAAATATAAAGAGAAGATTCCTTATTTAATTGAGAAGATCAGAGCAACCTACCAAGTTGAGGAGCTAAGTCAGTAACCCGCTCAATGATTCGGGCCGAATCAAATACTGCAAACAACAACTTACGAGGTGAAAAAATGACAGGAAGATTATATGAGGTTTTACTCAATATCCACGCGGATTTAGCTGAATTAACAGCAGATATTGAAAGATTGATATTCAGTTCACCTCGCGCGGCGATGCAGACGACGAGAACAATGGCTGAAACGTTGGCAGGGCATGTAGCAGAAATGGAGAACATTGAAAGTAGAGAGCTTAACTTCGCGGAACTGCTAATGAAGTTGAAAGCGGAAGGAATTTTGACACCATCCGCAGATCAGGCATTTCAATTTGTCCGTAGGAATGGCAATATTGCAAGTCATGATGGGACCCGGAAAATGCTAATTCTCGAAGCGCTGACCTGCTGGGAATACCAACATTTGATACTAGCCTGGTATATCGAGACATACGCCTCACCTAATATCAATATGCCGTCTAATGTTGAGCCGGCACCTCCGCAGAAAGAGGAAGAGACTGCCGCCATTATTCAGCACATTCAGGAACTAATGGAGCGCTTAGGAAAGAAAGGAAATGCGGGAAGCCGTCCAAGCATGCCTTCGGACACGGTGCGTGAAATCTGTTACAGAGACCGTTGTGTTAGCGTTCCTTATTTTTTGCGGGATGCCTTTCTATTACCCCAGCGTTTTCCGAAATCAGTAACATTCTTAATCCGATTAAATGGCGAGCAACAGGCGCGTCTCATGAGTGAGCTACCTTATTAATTAGAAGGCCTCCATAAACATGTAAAGCGTTTCAAAGAAGCGAACGATGAGCAATTTTTCGAGGAGCTGTGCCAATTTATTCAAGAAGAAACCGTACGGAAAGCACTGATAGAACAGCACACCGGGGAAACAGTACTGGGCTCTCATTGAACCTGGCACCCTTCACTAATAGATCCTGGCGTCTTTAAGCAATTGCAACCGCATTAAGCTCTATATTTGATAGCTAATCCTTTTAAAAAGTTCCTGGCGTATCGATCCAGGCACGGTTTATAATTCTTATGCCCTTCTCTTCTCAGTACAGCGCTTAGCTCGCCTTTTGAGATGGTGACCCCTGCCTCTTCAAGAATTTCGAGCATATCCTCACTTGTTAACGCGAGCGCTATTTTCACTTTCTTCAGTAGGATGTTATTGACATTATCATTCGTTAAGTCAGTTGCTGCTGGACCTTCAGGTTGACCCGGCTTCGGATCCTGTTTTCCTCTTTTATAGATAATCAAGCCATTTAAAAACGCATCCAGCATTCGATTCGTACACTTCATTTGCACTTCATCTTCATTGTCCTCAGTCGACTTTGTCAACAGTTGCGGTACCTCTTCTTTTGTCACTTCAATGCCGCCGAGTTTAAAAATGACCACCATCTCAGTGTTCGTGAAATCCAAAGCATAGCGTAATCGAATCAATCGATCGTTATTATTCATTTGAAGACCTCCTCTGTAGCGTATTTTAGTACAACATAACTCAATACTGATGAGTCCGTTCTCTTTTAGGTACTATATCATGAATAGCTGCGCATTGAATCCGATTGGTATTGGTTTTAAAGGATGCGTATCGTGATAATTATCTACGAATCTGTAAGATCG is drawn from Sporosarcina sp. FSL W7-1349 and contains these coding sequences:
- a CDS encoding DUF4145 domain-containing protein, translating into MTGRLYEVLLNIHADLAELTADIERLIFSSPRAAMQTTRTMAETLAGHVAEMENIESRELNFAELLMKLKAEGILTPSADQAFQFVRRNGNIASHDGTRKMLILEALTCWEYQHLILAWYIETYASPNINMPSNVEPAPPQKEEETAAIIQHIQELMERLGKKGNAGSRPSMPSDTVREICYRDRCVSVPYFLRDAFLLPQRFPKSVTFLIRLNGEQQARLMSELPY
- a CDS encoding plasmid pRiA4b ORF-3 family protein; the protein is MGTIHPYEELYNDLAAMTEGEIFTSEAAVMKVSMPFEGLSVWRRVLVPLDLSFAEFHEVLQILFGWQNSHLHEFYVFNQTETIEPQPYHSPYHVTGDYRPVLNIVMAQELMSDSKEVDQAIGKTTVLSDVIPKYTVLKYVYDFGDNWVHEIVVEKFLKDEPVKSPVCLDGEGDAPPEDCGGELGFHEFLAIMEDRSHPEHDSMKQWAAGQLYRGFDGDWVNYRLGKM
- a CDS encoding YehS family protein — encoded protein: MNNNDRLIRLRYALDFTNTEMVVIFKLGGIEVTKEEVPQLLTKSTEDNEDEVQMKCTNRMLDAFLNGLIIYKRGKQDPKPGQPEGPAATDLTNDNVNNILLKKVKIALALTSEDMLEILEEAGVTISKGELSAVLRREGHKNYKPCLDRYARNFLKGLAIKYRA
- a CDS encoding DUF6933 domain-containing protein; the protein is MKIQGTKKLLDVIPFEGVADNGEEGNPLYAWHANLLVIDRRKTLVLMNDSNRYVIVLHGLKAKEFKNLEQVIPEAIRKTLRAERIREEVIDRYLEEAGPVSFHKTKDRSLVPN